Proteins from one Astatotilapia calliptera chromosome 8, fAstCal1.2, whole genome shotgun sequence genomic window:
- the foxl3 gene encoding forkhead box L3 translates to MFDNSHYPFNCFNYDGDGYPSSSTDEEKKMCRPAYSYIALIAMAIQQSPDQRVTLSGIYEFIMRRFPYYRSNQRAWQNSIRHNLSLNSCFIKVPRTEGNEKGKGNFWTFATGCESMLDLFENGNFRRRRRRRNMKIGLRDSRESPFHSLESHSNQHTPSARRPEPESTLCPLNPERPRPGPQHNHLIPNPTQQGKPESEIKFSIDYILSTPDPPLSGLRSSHGPVHIGPPGPPIHVLEPQHLNLHFWTL, encoded by the exons ATGTTTGACAACTCTCACTACCCCTTCAACTGTTTCAACTACGATGGTGACGGATACCCTTCTTCCAGCACGGACGAAGAGAAGAAAATGTGCAGACCGGCATACAG ctaCATCGCTCTGATAGCCATGGCTATCCAGCAGAGCCCCGACCAACGGGTCACTCTGTCCGGCATCTATGAGTTCATCATGAGGAGATTCCCCTACTACCGATCCAACCAGAGAGCCTGGCAGAACTCCATCAGACACAACCTGTCTCTCAACAGCTGTTTCATCAAG GTTCCTCGGACTGAGGGCAATGAGAAGGGAAAGGGAAACTTCTGGACTTTTGCCACTGGCTGTGAATCCATGCTCGATTTGTTTGAAAACGGCAACTTTCGCCGTCGCAGACGCCGGAGAAACATGAAAATTGGCCTCCGTGATTCCAGAGAAAGCCCTTTCCACTCTTTGGAGAGCCACAGCAACCAGCACACGCCCTCAGCTCGACGTCCTGAGCCCGAATCCACCCTCTGCCCATTAAACCCCGAGAGACCAAGACCCGGTCCCCAACATAACCACCTTATCCCTAACCCCACCCAGCAAGGGAAACCAGAGTCAGAGATCAAGTTCAGCATTGACTACATCCTATCCACTCCAGATCCGCCCCTGTCTGGGCTTAGATCCTCCCATGGCCCCGTGCATATAGGGCCCCCAGGGCCGCCAATACACGTTCTGGAGCCACAGCACCTGAACCTGCACTTCTGGACTCTGTAA